A genomic window from Astatotilapia calliptera chromosome 12, fAstCal1.2, whole genome shotgun sequence includes:
- the vsig10 gene encoding V-set and immunoglobulin domain-containing protein 10 isoform X2, producing the protein MKVVATLALLQLYISATADLVTAEVSGNVSSETALSASPGDIVVLPCYSAGKVTPVVTTWTKNGREIVTGGDPTRRLIVNPDGSLNISATMPGDEGIYLCNSTLSDNSSFLARVLLQVTSGPENVSTSISPATALSNGTLYTDRGSSVTLRCSGSSYPSQHLTWAFSGDSSSNDSLVSGSGSSLEFTIQNIQPSAQGVYSCMAHNPVSNVTVISRTELLVYYVSDRHPECKWTLTQNISLVQFTCTWLEVYPTPNLRWDMGPLQVADSLNVTMSRSTLSDGQTVNCTAQPQHLGPEKEKLCSFTLELPFPEGEPMVSALEASNVTLTCTETTSKPPAITTWRKGLQLDNIESGSKYILSLEGPVFKLTIVNVTKEDEGFYFCHSENPLGLRELEVELTVKTSSAYTGAVIGIFIAALIMGSAVIIAKIVYNSRDRICLGGFGQVDDDSGDVLSLVESDDEQVFQDAVPRLPPITNGHHTTLVQIHRIPSSDHEDAETADTSPQQQEDTVQTEEPVQLVEF; encoded by the exons ATGAAGGTAGTAGCAACGTTAGCGCTTCTGCAGTTGTATATTTCTGCAACAG cTGATCTCGTTACAGCGGAAGTTTCGGGTAATGTCTCAAGCGAAACGGCCCTGTCAGCTTCACCGGGTGACATCGTTGTACTTCCGTGTTACTCGGCAGGTAAAGTAACACCCGTGGTAACGACATGGACCAAAAATGGACGGGAAATCGTTACAGGCGGAGATCCCACTCGGCGCCTCATCGTGAACCCTGATGGGAGTTTGAACATCAGCGCGACGATGCCTGGAGATGAGGGGATTTACCTGTGCAACTCCACACTATCTGACAACAGCTCCTTCCTGGCACGTGTGCTgcttcaagtaacaa GTGGACCAGAAAATGTGTCTACATCCATCAGTCCTGCCACTGCACTGTCCAATGGGACCCTTTACACAGATCGGGGTTCATCCGTTACTTTAAGGTGCTCCGGCTCCTCCTACCCGTCTCAGCACCTGACCTGGGCCTTCAGCGGTGACTCGTCAAGCAACGACTCGCTGGTTTCAGGCTCTGGATCGTCCCTGGAATTCACCATACAAAACATTCAGCCCAGCGCTCAAGGAGTTTACAGCTGCATGGCCCACAACCCTGTTTCAAATGTGACAGTAATCAGTCGCACGGAGCTGCTAGTGTACT ATGTCTCAGACAGACACCCTGAGTGTAAATGGACACTGACACAGAACATCTCTCTAGTCCAGTTCACCTGCACTTGGTTAGAAGTTTATCCCACCCCAAACCTACGTTGGGATATGGGACCATTGCAGGTGGCGGACAGCCTCAATGTTACGATGAGCCGCTCCACGCTGTCAGACGGGCAGACCGTGAACTGCACAGCCCAGCCCCAGCACCTCGGCCCAGAAAAAGAGAAGTTGTGTTCGTTTACCCTCG AGCTTCCCTTCCCTGAAGGCGAACCAATGGTCTCTGCTCTGGAGGCAAGCAACGTAACACTCACATGCACTGAGACCACGTCCAAGCCCCCTGCAATTACCACATGGAGAAAGGGATTACAACTGGACAACATTGAATCTGGATCAAAGTACATCCTGTCTTTGGAAGGCCCGGTCTTCAAGCTGACCATAGTAAACGTCACTAAAGAGGACGAAGGCTTCTATTTCTGCCACAGTGAGAACCCGCTCGGACTACGCGAGCTAGAAGTGGAGCTCACTGTGAAGA CCTCTTCCGCGTACACAGGAGCAGTCATCGGCATATTTATAGCAGCACTGATTATGGGGTCAGCTGTCATCATAGCCAAAATTGTCTACAACAGCAGAGACCGGATTTGCCtgg GTGGCTTTGG GCAAGTGGATGACGACAGTGGAGACGTTCTGAGTCTGGTGGAGTCGGATGACGAACAAGTCTTCCAAGATGCAGTTCCCCGGCTGCCTCCAATAACCAACGGACATCACACAACACTTGTGCAGATACATCGAATCCCATCGA GTGATCACGAGGATGCAGAAACTGCTGACACAAGtccacagcagcaggaggataCCGTACAGACGGAAGAGCCAGTGCAACTTGTAGAATTTTAG
- the pebp1 gene encoding phosphatidylethanolamine-binding protein 1, whose amino-acid sequence MPVDLSQWTGSLALQEVEEKPAKPLTVKYGSVEIDELGKVLTPTQVQNRPTCIEWEGCDSSKLYTLALTDPDAPSRKNPKFREWHHFLVVNMKGNDVSSGCVKSDYVGSGPPNGTGLHRYVWLVYEQSGTLSCSEPDLTNRCGDNRGKFKIQSFREKYSLGAPVAGTCYQAEWDDYVPKLYEQLSGK is encoded by the exons ATGCCTGTAGATTTGAGCCAGTGGACCGGGTCTCTTGCCCTGCAGGAGGTCGAGGAAAAGCCTGCAAAGCCCCTGACTGTAAAATACGGATCTGTGGAAATAGATGAGCTGGGAAAAGTGCTTACTCCAACACAG GTGCAGAATCGACCCACTTGCATCGAATGGGAAGGATGTGACTCCAGTAAACTGTACACTTTGGCCTTGACCGACCCTGACGCTCCCAGCAGGAAGAACCCCAAATTCAG GGAGTGGCACCACTTTCTGGTAGTCAACATGAAAGGAAACGATGTGTCCTCTGGCTGCGTCAAGTCTGACTATGTGGGCTCTGGTCCTCCTAATGGCACAG GTCTCCATAGGTATGTGTGGCTGGTGTATGAGCAGTCAGGCACCCTGTCCTGCAGCGAGCCTGACCTCACCAACCGCTGCGGAGACAACCGCGGCAAATTCAAGATCCAGAGCTTCAGGGAGAAATACAGCCTGGGAGCACCAGTGGCAGGAACTTGCTACCAGGCTGAGTGGGATGACTATGTCCCTAAACTGTACGAGCAGCTGTCTGGAAaataa
- the vsig10 gene encoding V-set and immunoglobulin domain-containing protein 10 isoform X1 has product MKVVATLALLQLYISATADLVTAEVSGNVSSETALSASPGDIVVLPCYSAGKVTPVVTTWTKNGREIVTGGDPTRRLIVNPDGSLNISATMPGDEGIYLCNSTLSDNSSFLARVLLQVTSGPENVSTSISPATALSNGTLYTDRGSSVTLRCSGSSYPSQHLTWAFSGDSSSNDSLVSGSGSSLEFTIQNIQPSAQGVYSCMAHNPVSNVTVISRTELLVYYVSDRHPECKWTLTQNISLVQFTCTWLEVYPTPNLRWDMGPLQVADSLNVTMSRSTLSDGQTVNCTAQPQHLGPEKEKLCSFTLELPFPEGEPMVSALEASNVTLTCTETTSKPPAITTWRKGLQLDNIESGSKYILSLEGPVFKLTIVNVTKEDEGFYFCHSENPLGLRELEVELTVKTASSAYTGAVIGIFIAALIMGSAVIIAKIVYNSRDRICLGGFGQVDDDSGDVLSLVESDDEQVFQDAVPRLPPITNGHHTTLVQIHRIPSSDHEDAETADTSPQQQEDTVQTEEPVQLVEF; this is encoded by the exons ATGAAGGTAGTAGCAACGTTAGCGCTTCTGCAGTTGTATATTTCTGCAACAG cTGATCTCGTTACAGCGGAAGTTTCGGGTAATGTCTCAAGCGAAACGGCCCTGTCAGCTTCACCGGGTGACATCGTTGTACTTCCGTGTTACTCGGCAGGTAAAGTAACACCCGTGGTAACGACATGGACCAAAAATGGACGGGAAATCGTTACAGGCGGAGATCCCACTCGGCGCCTCATCGTGAACCCTGATGGGAGTTTGAACATCAGCGCGACGATGCCTGGAGATGAGGGGATTTACCTGTGCAACTCCACACTATCTGACAACAGCTCCTTCCTGGCACGTGTGCTgcttcaagtaacaa GTGGACCAGAAAATGTGTCTACATCCATCAGTCCTGCCACTGCACTGTCCAATGGGACCCTTTACACAGATCGGGGTTCATCCGTTACTTTAAGGTGCTCCGGCTCCTCCTACCCGTCTCAGCACCTGACCTGGGCCTTCAGCGGTGACTCGTCAAGCAACGACTCGCTGGTTTCAGGCTCTGGATCGTCCCTGGAATTCACCATACAAAACATTCAGCCCAGCGCTCAAGGAGTTTACAGCTGCATGGCCCACAACCCTGTTTCAAATGTGACAGTAATCAGTCGCACGGAGCTGCTAGTGTACT ATGTCTCAGACAGACACCCTGAGTGTAAATGGACACTGACACAGAACATCTCTCTAGTCCAGTTCACCTGCACTTGGTTAGAAGTTTATCCCACCCCAAACCTACGTTGGGATATGGGACCATTGCAGGTGGCGGACAGCCTCAATGTTACGATGAGCCGCTCCACGCTGTCAGACGGGCAGACCGTGAACTGCACAGCCCAGCCCCAGCACCTCGGCCCAGAAAAAGAGAAGTTGTGTTCGTTTACCCTCG AGCTTCCCTTCCCTGAAGGCGAACCAATGGTCTCTGCTCTGGAGGCAAGCAACGTAACACTCACATGCACTGAGACCACGTCCAAGCCCCCTGCAATTACCACATGGAGAAAGGGATTACAACTGGACAACATTGAATCTGGATCAAAGTACATCCTGTCTTTGGAAGGCCCGGTCTTCAAGCTGACCATAGTAAACGTCACTAAAGAGGACGAAGGCTTCTATTTCTGCCACAGTGAGAACCCGCTCGGACTACGCGAGCTAGAAGTGGAGCTCACTGTGAAGA CAGCCTCTTCCGCGTACACAGGAGCAGTCATCGGCATATTTATAGCAGCACTGATTATGGGGTCAGCTGTCATCATAGCCAAAATTGTCTACAACAGCAGAGACCGGATTTGCCtgg GTGGCTTTGG GCAAGTGGATGACGACAGTGGAGACGTTCTGAGTCTGGTGGAGTCGGATGACGAACAAGTCTTCCAAGATGCAGTTCCCCGGCTGCCTCCAATAACCAACGGACATCACACAACACTTGTGCAGATACATCGAATCCCATCGA GTGATCACGAGGATGCAGAAACTGCTGACACAAGtccacagcagcaggaggataCCGTACAGACGGAAGAGCCAGTGCAACTTGTAGAATTTTAG